A region from the Gammaproteobacteria bacterium genome encodes:
- a CDS encoding Crp/Fnr family transcriptional regulator: MAGTPTANPTPCAECPIRRLALFEPLSNGLLELMQKHRLEQRDIPAGSLIYPQDARLDESFTVFQGWVMLHRTLSDGRRQVLRFALPGDFIGFQPDPESPVLHSAQALTAVRVCVFRQDSLMEMFREHPMLAIQMAWIASRDEALAHDHMTSLGRRPAKERIAHLFLEIQQRLAARGPVDERAGIPVPLKQEHIADALGLTTIHVNRTLRTLREAGMVVLRGGILRIQNRAALIEMTGFRPDSFSRRPIL; this comes from the coding sequence ATGGCGGGCACCCCCACGGCAAACCCCACCCCCTGCGCCGAGTGTCCCATTCGGCGGCTGGCGCTCTTCGAGCCCCTGTCGAACGGTCTGCTCGAGTTGATGCAGAAGCACCGCCTCGAGCAGCGCGACATCCCGGCTGGCTCCCTGATCTACCCCCAGGATGCCCGGCTGGACGAGAGCTTCACGGTCTTCCAGGGCTGGGTGATGCTGCACCGCACCCTGAGCGACGGCCGCCGTCAGGTGCTCCGCTTCGCCCTGCCGGGAGACTTCATCGGGTTCCAGCCGGACCCCGAGAGTCCGGTCCTGCATTCGGCCCAGGCCCTCACGGCGGTGCGGGTCTGCGTGTTCCGTCAGGACTCGCTGATGGAAATGTTCCGTGAGCACCCGATGCTCGCCATCCAGATGGCGTGGATCGCCTCGCGGGACGAGGCGCTGGCCCACGACCACATGACGAGCCTCGGCCGGCGTCCGGCCAAGGAGCGCATCGCCCACCTCTTCCTGGAGATCCAGCAGCGGCTGGCCGCCCGGGGACCCGTGGACGAGCGCGCAGGGATCCCGGTGCCGCTGAAGCAGGAACACATCGCCGACGCCCTTGGCCTCACCACCATCCACGTCAACCGGACGTTGCGGACCCTGCGCGAGGCCGGCATGGTGGTCCTCCGGGGCGGGATACTCCGGATCCAGAACCGCGCGGCCCTGATCGAGATGACGGGCTTTCGCCCGGACTCGTTCAGCCGGCGGCCCATCCTCTGA